One window of the Carassius auratus strain Wakin unplaced genomic scaffold, ASM336829v1 scaf_tig00216437, whole genome shotgun sequence genome contains the following:
- the LOC113098217 gene encoding SPRY domain-containing protein 7-like: MAALVSCCFGCCGDNNSGHVTLKEMPTVQLDTHHMGTDVVIVKSGRRICGTGGCIANAPLHQNKSYFEFKIQSTGVWGVGVATQKANLNQIPMGRDPHSLVLRQDGTVYHNNEEKNRLPANSLPQEGDIVGVAYDHVELNLYLNGKNMNCPASGIRGTVYPVVYVDDSAILDCQFSDFYHPPPQGYQKIMFEQQIF; the protein is encoded by the exons ATGGCGGCTTTGGTTTCATGTTGTTTTGGATGTTGTGGAGACAATAACAGTGGCCACGTAACACTGAAGGAAATGCCCACGGTTCAGCTGGACACTCATCACATGG GTACTGATGTTGTCATTGTGAAGAGTGGAAGACGCATATGTGGAACTGGTGGTTGCATTGCAAACGCCCCTCTCCATCAAAACAAGAGCTACTTTGAGTTCAAGATTCAGTCCACAG GTGTCTGGGGAGTAGGAGTGGCAACACAGAAAGCAAATCTGAATCAGATCCCTATGGGTAGAGACCCACACAGCCTTGTGCTCCGGCAAGATGGCACCGTGTACCACAACAATGAAGAGAAGAACCGGTTACCTGCAAACAGCTTACCGCAGGAAGGAGACATTGTG ggtgtTGCATATGATCACGTGGAGCTGAATTTGTACCTAAATGGGAAGAATATGAACTGTCCAGCATCAGGCATTAGAGGAACTGTTTATCCTGTAGTTTATG TTGACGATAGTGCAATATTGGATTGCCAGTTCAGTGACTTCTACCATCCTCCTCCGCAAGGCTACCAAAAGATCATGTTTGAGCAGCAGATCTTCTAA
- the LOC113098203 gene encoding importin subunit alpha-4 gives MAENAGLENHRIKSFKNKGRDVETMRRHRNEVTVELRKNKRDEHLLKKRNVPQEESLEDSDVDSDFKGQNVTLDAILQNATSDNAVVQLSAVQAARKLLSSDRNPPIDDLIKCGILPILVKCLERDDNPSLQFEAAWALTNIASGTSAQTQAVVKSNAVPLFLRLLHSPHQNVCEQAVWALGNIIGDGPQCRDYVISLGVVKPLLSFINPSIPITFLRNVTWVIVNLCRNKDPPPPMETVQEILPALCVLIYHTDINILVDTVWALSYLTDGGNEQIQMVIDSGVVPFLVPLLSHQEVKVQTAALRAVGNIVTGTDEQTQVVLNCDVLSHFPNLLTHPKEKINKEAVWFLSNITAGNQQQVQAVIDAGLIPMIIHQLAKGDFGTQKEAAWAISNLTISGRKDQVEYLVQQNVIPPFCNLLSVKDSQVVQVVLDGLKNILIMAGEEASTIAEIIEECGGLEKIENLQQHENEDIYKLAFEIIDQYFSGDDIDEDPSLIPEATQGGTFNFDPSSNLQTKEFKF, from the exons aTGGCCGAGAACGCCGGCTTGGAAAACCATCGcattaagagctttaaaaacaaggGGCGAGATGTGGAG ACAATGCGAAGACATCGCAATGAAGTGACGGTAGAACTGAGAAAG AACAAAAGAGACGAGCATCTCCTGAAGAAACGAAATGTTCCACAGGAAGAGAGTCTGGAAGACTCGGATGTGGACTCTGATTTCAAAGGG CAAAATGTAACGCTTGATGCCATCTTACAG aatGCCACCAGTGACAATGCAGTGGTGCAGCTCAGTGCAGTGCAAGCAGCCAG AAAATTACTCTCAAGTGACAGAAATCCCCCCATAGACGACTTGATAAAATGTGGAATCCTTCCAATCTTAGTCAAATGCCTGGAGAGGGATGACAA TCCTTCATTGCAGTTTGAAGCTGCCTGGGCTTTGACCAACATTGCATCAGGGACGTCTGCGCAGACTCAGGCAGTGGTCAAATCCA aTGCTGTCCCATTGTTTTTGAGACTTCTCCACTCTCCTCATCAGAATGTGTGTGAGCAGGCCGTGTGGGCGCTGGGAAACATCATTG GTGATGGGCCTCAGTGTCGAGATTACGTTATCTCGCTCGGCGTGGTCAAACCTCTCTTGTCGTTTATTAATCCTTCCATCCCCATAACCTTCTTGAGAAACGTTACCTGGGTCATTGTCAACCTGTGCCGAAACAAAGACCCACCCCCACCAATGGAAACAGTGCAAGAG ATTCTTCCTGCCCTTTGTGTACTCATATATcatacagatataaat ATTCTGGTAGACACAGTGTGGGCTCTGTCGTATCTGACAGATGGAGGTAACGAGCAGATTCAGATGGTAATAGACTCAGGTGTCGTCCCCTTCCTTGTTCCACTGCTCAGCCACCAAGAGGTCAAAGTTCAG ACTGCGGCGCTGAGAGCGGTGGGGAACATCGTAACCGGGACGGATGAGCAGACTCAGGTGGTGCTCAACTGTGATGTCCTCTCTCACTTTCCCAACCTGCTCACACACCCCAAAGAGAAGATCAACAAG GAGGCAGTGTGGTTCCTGTCCAATATAACAGCAGGTAACCAGCAGCAGGTACAGGCTGTAATAGATGCTGGGCTCATACCCATGATCATTCACCAGCTTGCCAAG GGTGATTTTGGAACACAGAAGGAGGCAGCATGGGCCATTAGCAACTTGACAATAAGTGGAAGAAAGGATCAG GTGGAGTACTTAGTGCAGCAAAACGTGATCCCACCCTTCTGCAACCTGCTGTCAGTGAAAGACTCTCAGGTGGTCCAGGTGGTTCTCGATGGACTGAAAAACATCCTCATCATGGCTGGGGAGGAAGCCAGCACAATTGCTGAGATCATTGAAGAGTGTGGAG GATTGGAAAAAATCGAGAACCTACAGCAGCATGAAAATGAGGACATCTATAAACTTGCATTTGAGATCATCGATCAGTACTTTTCAGGAGACGAT ATTGATGAGGACCCCAGCCTGATTCCTGAGGCCACCCAGGGAGGCACATTTAACTTTGATCCATCCTCCAACCTACAAACCAAGGAGTTCAAGTTCTAG